A genomic stretch from Echeneis naucrates chromosome 6, fEcheNa1.1, whole genome shotgun sequence includes:
- the cited4b gene encoding cbp/p300-interacting transactivator 4b, producing MADHLMMPMNHSSAGASLHGYRMGMNGGLQAGHQQHANQQGMRALPNGQMMHYSGAQANMETAMRQRQGMVGGPMNGQLNGAQMGHHQMTSGNMMYNGQPQQQQHHPQQQHHMHPQQHQQHQQQAQHPQQQQQQFMNGGLTSQQLMASMQLQKLNTQYHGHPLGPMGGNHMGPTTQYRMNPAQLANMQHMAGPALALNGMDADMIDEEVLTSLVMELGLDRVQELPELFLGQNEFDFISDFVSKQQPSTVSC from the coding sequence ATGGCAGACCATCTGATGATGCCCATGAATCACAGCTCAGCGGGCGCCAGTCTCCACGGTTACAGGATGGGCATGAATGGCGGCCTGCAGGCAGGTCACCAGCAGCATGCCAACCAGCAGGGCATGCGGGCGCTGCCCAACGGCCAGATGATGCACTACAGCGGCGCCCAGGCCAACATGGAGACCGCCATGAGACAGCGGCAGGGCATGGTGGGCGGACCCATGAATGGACAGCTGAACGGGGCTCAGATGGGTCACCACCAGATGACCTCTGGTAACATGATGTATAATGGCCAgccccagcagcaacagcatcaccctcagcagcagcatcatatGCATCCACAGCAACAccaacaacatcagcagcaagCGCAGcacccacagcagcagcagcaacagttcaTGAACGGAGGGTTAACGTCCCAACAGCTCATGGCCAGcatgcagctgcagaaactCAACACCCAGTACCATGGACACCCACTGGGGCCAATGGGTGGGAACCACATGGGGCCCACGACCCAGTACCGCATGAACCCGGCTCAGCTGGCTAACATGCAGCACATGGCTGGGCCAGCGCTGGCCCTGAATGGCATGGATGCAGATATGATTGACGAGGAGGTCTTAACCTCGCTGGTCATGGAGCTGGGTTTGGATCGAGTCCAGGAGCTGCCAGAACTCTTTCTGGGCCAGAATGAGTTTGACTTCATCTCGGACTTTGTCAGCAAACAGCAACCCAGCACCGTTAGTTGCTGA